One Streptomyces sp. CNQ-509 DNA window includes the following coding sequences:
- a CDS encoding phosphatase PAP2 family protein, with protein sequence MRSPRPPRLWFEIMLVALVYWTYSLIRNAVPEQETQALKNADRIWSFQESLGMAFERSLNHAVDGVTWLVVSMNYYYGTLHYVVTLGVLVWLYRWQPGRYAAVRLALAITTCFALVGYYSFPLAPPRLMEGMDFVDTVRVHETWGSMSSGNLANVSNQYAAMPSMHVGWSVWAGITIAVLAKPLWVKLLGVLYPTLTLLVIMATANHFWMDAVGGVICLTFGFAVSYAWYGTIAYRLPQKVASA encoded by the coding sequence ATGCGCTCGCCACGCCCGCCGCGGCTGTGGTTCGAGATCATGCTCGTCGCCCTCGTCTACTGGACGTACTCCCTCATCCGCAACGCCGTGCCCGAGCAGGAGACGCAGGCGCTGAAGAACGCGGACCGCATCTGGAGCTTCCAGGAGAGCCTGGGGATGGCCTTCGAGCGCTCGCTCAACCACGCGGTCGACGGCGTCACCTGGCTCGTCGTGTCGATGAACTACTACTACGGCACGCTCCATTACGTCGTCACCCTCGGTGTGCTCGTCTGGCTCTACCGCTGGCAGCCGGGACGCTACGCCGCCGTCCGCCTCGCGCTCGCCATCACCACCTGCTTCGCCCTCGTCGGCTACTACAGCTTCCCGCTGGCGCCGCCCCGGCTGATGGAGGGCATGGACTTCGTCGACACCGTGCGGGTGCACGAGACCTGGGGCTCGATGTCCTCGGGCAACCTCGCCAACGTCTCCAACCAGTACGCCGCCATGCCCTCGATGCACGTGGGCTGGTCGGTGTGGGCCGGCATCACCATCGCCGTCCTGGCGAAGCCGCTGTGGGTGAAGCTGCTCGGGGTGCTCTACCCGACGCTGACGCTGCTGGTCATCATGGCGACGGCGAACCACTTCTGGATGGACGCGGTGGGCGGGGTCATCTGCCTCACCTTCGGCTTCGCGGTCTCGTACGCCTGGTACGGCACGATCGCCTACCGACTGCCGCAGAAGGTGGCGTCCGCCTAG
- a CDS encoding HIT family protein, translating into MNCTFCAIASGELPSHRVFADEVAVGFLDARPLFPGHVLVIPHHHVETLTDLPEPEVGPFFVRVRRLTGAVERGTAAAGSFVAMNNRVSQSVPHLHVHVVPRNRKDGLRGFFWPRTRYRDEEHAVETARLIRAALDG; encoded by the coding sequence GTGAACTGCACCTTCTGCGCCATCGCGAGCGGTGAACTCCCGAGCCACCGGGTCTTCGCGGACGAGGTGGCGGTCGGCTTCCTCGACGCCCGGCCGCTCTTCCCCGGACACGTCCTGGTGATCCCGCACCACCACGTGGAGACTCTCACCGACCTGCCGGAGCCCGAGGTCGGCCCGTTCTTCGTCCGGGTCCGGCGGCTGACCGGCGCCGTGGAGCGGGGCACGGCGGCGGCGGGGTCGTTCGTCGCGATGAACAACCGGGTCAGCCAGTCCGTGCCGCACCTGCACGTCCACGTCGTACCGCGCAACCGCAAGGACGGCCTGCGGGGCTTCTTCTGGCCCCGTACGCGCTACCGGGACGAGGAGCACGCCGTCGAGACGGCCCGGCTGATCCGGGCGGCGCTCGACGGCTGA
- the npdG gene encoding NADPH-dependent F420 reductase, with translation MTSSEQNTPPARKDPWALPDVSGLVVGVLGGTGDQGRGLAYRLARAGQRVVIGSRKAERAEAAAAELGNGVEGADNAECARRSDVVIVAVPWEGHEATVTSLRAELAGKLVVDCVNPLGFDKKGAYPIRPAEGSAAEQAAALLPESRVAAAFHHLSAVLLQDPEVERIETDVMVLGESREDTDTVQALAGLIPGMRGVYAGRLRNAHQVEAMVANLISVNRRYRAHAGVRLTDV, from the coding sequence ATGACTTCGAGTGAGCAGAACACCCCGCCCGCCCGCAAGGACCCGTGGGCGCTGCCCGACGTCTCCGGCCTGGTCGTCGGCGTCCTGGGCGGCACCGGCGACCAGGGCCGGGGGCTTGCCTACCGGCTGGCGCGGGCCGGGCAGCGGGTCGTCATCGGCTCCCGGAAGGCGGAGCGGGCCGAGGCGGCGGCGGCCGAGCTGGGCAACGGCGTCGAGGGCGCGGACAACGCGGAGTGCGCGCGCCGCAGCGACGTGGTGATCGTCGCGGTGCCGTGGGAGGGGCACGAGGCGACGGTGACGTCGCTGCGCGCGGAGCTGGCGGGCAAGCTCGTCGTGGACTGCGTGAACCCGCTGGGGTTCGACAAGAAGGGCGCGTACCCGATCCGGCCCGCCGAGGGCAGCGCGGCCGAGCAGGCGGCGGCGCTGCTGCCGGAGTCGCGGGTGGCGGCGGCGTTCCACCACCTGTCGGCGGTGCTGCTCCAGGACCCGGAGGTGGAGCGGATCGAGACGGACGTGATGGTGCTGGGCGAGTCCCGGGAGGACACGGACACCGTGCAGGCGCTGGCCGGGCTGATCCCGGGGATGCGCGGCGTGTACGCGGGCCGGCTGCGCAACGCGCACCAGGTCGAGGCGATGGTGGCCAACCTGATCTCGGTCAACCGCCGCTACCGCGCGCACGCCGGGGTGCGGCTGACCGACGTCTGA
- the panB gene encoding 3-methyl-2-oxobutanoate hydroxymethyltransferase yields the protein MTHVSHARKTPGGADSAPALYGGDGGNRGRRVTIRDLAAAKRRGEKWPMLTAYDSTTAGIFDEAGIPVLLVGDSMGNVHLGYDTTVPVTLDEMTMLSAAVVRGTRRALVVGDLPFGSYQEGPVQALRSATRLVKDAGVGAVKLEGGERSLRQTELLVESGIPVMSHLGLTPQSVNAMGYRVQGRSDEDAHRLVRDAKAAQEAGAFAVVLELVPAEVAAEVTRSLEIPTIGIGAGIDTDAQVLVWTDMAGLTGGKLPRFVKQYAQLRQSLGDAARAFAEDVGSAAFPAEEHTFH from the coding sequence ATGACGCACGTTTCGCATGCCCGCAAGACGCCCGGCGGGGCCGATTCCGCCCCGGCGCTGTACGGCGGGGACGGGGGCAACCGCGGCCGCCGGGTGACGATCCGGGACCTGGCCGCCGCCAAGCGGCGCGGCGAGAAGTGGCCCATGCTGACCGCGTACGACTCGACCACCGCCGGCATCTTCGACGAGGCCGGCATCCCCGTGCTGCTGGTCGGCGACTCCATGGGCAACGTCCACCTCGGCTACGACACGACCGTGCCGGTGACGCTGGACGAGATGACGATGCTCTCCGCCGCCGTGGTCCGCGGCACCCGGCGCGCCCTGGTCGTCGGCGACCTGCCCTTCGGCTCGTACCAGGAAGGCCCGGTCCAGGCCCTCCGCTCGGCGACGCGGCTGGTCAAGGACGCCGGCGTGGGCGCGGTGAAGCTGGAGGGCGGCGAGCGGTCGCTGCGCCAGACGGAGCTGCTGGTGGAGTCCGGCATCCCGGTGATGTCCCACCTCGGGCTCACCCCGCAGTCCGTCAACGCCATGGGCTACCGCGTCCAGGGCCGCTCCGACGAGGACGCCCACCGGCTGGTGCGGGACGCGAAGGCGGCGCAGGAGGCGGGTGCGTTCGCGGTGGTGCTGGAGCTGGTGCCGGCGGAGGTGGCCGCCGAGGTGACGCGCTCGCTGGAGATCCCGACGATCGGCATCGGCGCGGGCATCGACACCGACGCGCAGGTGCTCGTCTGGACCGACATGGCGGGGCTCACCGGCGGCAAGCTTCCGCGCTTCGTCAAGCAGTACGCGCAACTGCGGCAGAGCCTCGGCGACGCGGCCAGGGCCTTCGCCGAGGACGTCGGCTCGGCGGCGTTCCCGGCCGAGGAGCACACCTTCCACTGA
- a CDS encoding MFS transporter, producing MDTAHQIPPAVHRRRWFILGVLIFSLLIVVLDNSILNVAMKTIATPAPAGLGASQSELEWAIDAYTLAFAGLLFTAGVLGDRLGRKRVLLAGLVVFGVGSVLAAFSSSPAELIAFRTLMGLGGAFVLPATLAIIVNVFERDEQPRAIGIWAGAVGLAIAIGPITGGLLLEHFWWGSVFLVNVPIIGIALIGMVLLVPDSKDPDPGRLDPTGVLLSVAGLVLIVYGVVRGGQRADFGAPEVWGAILAGAVVVGLFIWYERRSRHPALDIRWFRNPRFSASVAVIGLVFFALMGVTFFMVFYIQSVRGLSPLDSGLLLLPLAIAQLIFAPRSRLVVDRFGARAVCTVAMLGIAVAFAGFLLLDETSPLWILEVLFFVMGTAMAHVMPPATTAIMQSLPREKAGAGSSVNNTFRQVGGALGVAVLGSLLSSVYRGKVTLPAGAPSAAGESIEATRTFAQKAGAAGKKLISEANNAFVDAMHVTSMAAAGAAVLGAVVAAAFMPAKDRGTQGPVRTGENEPSTRK from the coding sequence ATGGACACCGCGCACCAGATCCCCCCGGCCGTCCACCGCCGCCGCTGGTTCATCCTCGGCGTCCTCATCTTCAGCCTGCTCATCGTCGTCCTCGACAACTCCATCCTCAACGTCGCGATGAAGACGATCGCCACCCCCGCCCCCGCCGGCCTCGGCGCCAGCCAGAGCGAGCTGGAGTGGGCGATCGACGCGTACACCCTGGCCTTCGCGGGCCTGCTCTTCACCGCGGGCGTCCTGGGCGACCGGCTGGGGCGCAAGCGGGTGCTGCTGGCGGGCCTGGTCGTCTTCGGGGTGGGCTCGGTGCTCGCCGCGTTCTCCAGCAGCCCGGCCGAGCTGATCGCCTTCCGCACCCTGATGGGGCTGGGCGGCGCGTTCGTCCTGCCCGCCACGCTCGCCATCATCGTGAACGTCTTCGAGCGCGACGAGCAGCCCCGGGCCATCGGCATCTGGGCCGGGGCCGTGGGCCTGGCCATCGCCATCGGGCCGATCACCGGCGGGCTGCTGCTGGAGCACTTCTGGTGGGGCTCGGTCTTCCTGGTCAACGTGCCGATCATCGGCATCGCGCTGATCGGCATGGTGCTGCTGGTCCCCGACTCCAAGGACCCGGACCCGGGCCGGCTCGACCCCACCGGCGTGCTGCTCTCCGTCGCCGGCCTGGTGCTGATCGTCTACGGCGTGGTCCGGGGCGGCCAGCGCGCCGACTTCGGCGCCCCGGAGGTCTGGGGCGCGATCCTCGCCGGCGCGGTCGTCGTCGGCCTCTTCATCTGGTACGAGCGCCGCAGCCGGCACCCCGCGCTCGACATCCGGTGGTTCCGCAACCCGCGCTTCTCGGCCTCGGTCGCCGTCATCGGCCTGGTGTTCTTCGCGCTCATGGGCGTGACGTTCTTCATGGTCTTCTACATCCAGAGCGTGCGCGGCCTGTCGCCGCTGGACTCCGGGCTGCTCCTGCTGCCGCTGGCCATCGCCCAGTTGATCTTCGCGCCGCGGTCCCGGCTGGTGGTCGACCGGTTCGGCGCCCGGGCGGTGTGCACGGTGGCCATGCTCGGCATCGCCGTCGCCTTCGCCGGCTTCCTGCTGCTGGACGAGACGTCGCCGCTGTGGATCCTGGAGGTGCTGTTCTTCGTCATGGGCACCGCGATGGCGCACGTCATGCCGCCGGCCACCACCGCGATCATGCAGTCGCTGCCGCGCGAGAAGGCCGGCGCGGGATCCTCGGTCAACAACACCTTCCGGCAGGTCGGCGGCGCCCTCGGGGTCGCTGTGCTCGGCTCGCTGCTGTCGTCCGTCTACCGCGGCAAGGTGACCCTGCCCGCGGGGGCGCCGAGCGCGGCGGGCGAGTCCATCGAGGCCACCCGCACCTTCGCGCAGAAGGCCGGCGCCGCCGGGAAGAAGCTGATCTCCGAGGCCAACAACGCGTTCGTCGACGCGATGCACGTGACGTCGATGGCGGCGGCGGGCGCGGCGGTGCTGGGCGCCGTGGTGGCCGCGGCGTTCATGCCCGCGAAGGACCGGGGCACACAGGGACCGGTGCGGACCGGGGAGAATGAGCCCTCCACCCGGAAGTAG
- a CDS encoding endonuclease/exonuclease/phosphatase family protein yields MTHVDMAETGRSTGNTQAAAPAESRAVYWRRRLREGLGPGTWRRGLVVAALALLDGIVMMGHAAIPNRVGSLGSLVETFLPWFGLAVPVLLVCALWRRSLTAMCALVLPVFVWFHLFGGLLTDKSGGGGDVTVVSHNVAEENTDAAGTARKLVESGADVLALQEVTQDNRSAYEDGLAEAYPYHEVEGTVGVWSKYPLSDTRPVDIHMGWTRALRTTVTTDGGRLAVYTAHLPSVRVKLDAGFTANRRDASANALGEAIKNEPIDRVLLLGDLNGTMNDSALANVTSQLRSAQGAAGSGFGFSWPADFPMARIDQILLRGVQPVSSDVLGETGSDHRPVRASVDL; encoded by the coding sequence ATGACGCACGTGGACATGGCGGAGACCGGGCGCAGCACGGGCAACACGCAGGCGGCCGCCCCCGCGGAGTCGCGCGCGGTGTACTGGCGCCGCAGGCTCCGCGAGGGCCTGGGCCCCGGCACCTGGCGGCGCGGCCTGGTGGTCGCCGCGCTCGCGCTGCTCGACGGCATCGTGATGATGGGTCACGCGGCGATCCCCAACCGGGTCGGCAGCCTGGGCAGTCTGGTCGAGACGTTCCTGCCGTGGTTCGGCCTCGCCGTCCCGGTACTGCTGGTATGCGCGCTGTGGCGGCGGTCGCTCACCGCGATGTGCGCGCTGGTGCTGCCGGTGTTCGTCTGGTTCCACCTCTTCGGCGGGCTGCTCACCGACAAGTCCGGGGGCGGCGGCGACGTCACCGTCGTCAGCCACAACGTCGCCGAGGAGAACACCGACGCCGCGGGCACCGCGCGCAAGCTGGTCGAGTCCGGGGCCGACGTGCTCGCCCTCCAGGAGGTCACGCAGGACAACAGGTCCGCGTACGAGGACGGCCTGGCCGAGGCGTACCCGTACCACGAGGTGGAGGGCACGGTCGGGGTGTGGAGCAAGTACCCGCTGTCGGACACCCGGCCCGTGGACATCCACATGGGCTGGACCCGTGCCCTGCGCACCACCGTCACCACCGACGGCGGCCGGCTCGCGGTCTACACCGCCCACCTGCCGTCCGTGCGGGTGAAGCTCGACGCCGGGTTCACGGCCAACCGGCGCGACGCGAGCGCCAACGCGCTCGGCGAGGCCATCAAGAACGAGCCGATCGACCGCGTGCTGCTCCTCGGCGACCTCAACGGCACGATGAACGACAGCGCGCTGGCCAACGTCACCTCGCAGTTGCGCTCCGCGCAGGGCGCGGCGGGCAGCGGCTTCGGCTTCAGTTGGCCGGCGGACTTCCCGATGGCGCGGATCGACCAGATCCTGCTGCGCGGCGTGCAGCCGGTCAGCTCCGACGTGCTCGGCGAGACGGGCAGCGACCACCGCCCGGTACGCGCCTCGGTGGACCTGTGA
- a CDS encoding MerR family transcriptional regulator: MTADDSFGRLDDDDYPAYTMGRAAEILGTTPGFLRALGEHRLITPLRSKGGHRRFSRYQLRIAARARELVDQGTPIEAACRIVILEDQLEEAQRINAERDRTD; the protein is encoded by the coding sequence ATGACCGCAGATGATTCGTTCGGCCGTCTCGACGACGACGACTACCCCGCCTACACCATGGGGCGGGCCGCCGAGATACTCGGCACCACCCCGGGCTTCCTCCGAGCCCTCGGCGAGCACCGCCTGATCACCCCCTTGCGCTCCAAAGGCGGCCACCGCCGCTTCTCCCGCTACCAGCTGCGCATCGCCGCCCGCGCGCGCGAACTCGTCGACCAGGGCACCCCCATCGAGGCTGCCTGCCGCATCGTGATCCTGGAAGACCAACTCGAAGAAGCCCAGCGCATCAACGCCGAACGCGATCGCACCGACTGA
- a CDS encoding NAD+ synthase produces the protein MPQFRLALNQIDATVGDLAGNADAVVHWTRHAADRGAHFVAFPEMVLTGYPVEDLALRSSFVEASCAALRALAGRLAAEGLGETPVLVGYLDRSDERHRYGQPAGSPKDAAAVLHRGEVVLSFAKHHLPNYGVFDEFRYFVPGDTMPVVRVAGVDVALAICEDLWQDGGRVPSARIAGAGLLVTVNASPYELNKDDTRLDLVRKRAQEAGCTTAYVAMTGGQDELVYDGDSIVVDARGEVVARAAQFTEECLLVDLDLPAAAGRPPAGIADDGLRIEHVTLSAEPVAPYPRRYPGVVADRLSDEEEMYTALVTGLRAYVEKNGFGSVLVGLSGGIDSSLVAAVACDALGPDQVYGISMPSRYSSQHSRDDAAELARRTGLHLRSVPIGPMFDAYMESLGLTGLAEENLQSRLRGTLLMAVSNQEGPLVLAPGNKSELAVGYSTLYGDSVGAYGPIKDVYKSVVFRLAKWRNAAAAERNEIPPIPENSISKPPSAELRPDQLDTDSLPDYDVLDAILALYVDRDHGSAQIVARGYDPELVERVLRMVDTAEYKRRQYPPGTKISPKGFGKDRRLPITNRWRERV, from the coding sequence GTGCCTCAATTTCGCCTCGCGCTGAATCAGATCGACGCCACCGTCGGCGACCTCGCCGGCAACGCCGACGCCGTCGTCCACTGGACCCGGCACGCGGCCGACCGCGGCGCGCACTTCGTGGCCTTCCCCGAGATGGTCCTCACCGGCTATCCCGTCGAGGACCTGGCCCTGCGCTCCTCCTTCGTCGAGGCGTCCTGCGCCGCGCTGCGCGCGCTCGCCGGGCGGCTGGCCGCCGAGGGCCTGGGCGAGACGCCCGTGCTCGTCGGCTACCTCGACCGCAGCGACGAGCGCCACCGCTACGGGCAGCCCGCGGGCTCGCCCAAGGACGCGGCGGCCGTGCTGCACCGCGGCGAGGTCGTCCTCTCCTTCGCCAAGCACCACCTGCCCAACTACGGCGTCTTCGACGAGTTCCGCTATTTCGTCCCCGGCGACACCATGCCCGTCGTGCGCGTCGCCGGCGTGGACGTCGCGCTGGCCATCTGCGAGGACCTGTGGCAGGACGGCGGCCGGGTGCCCTCCGCGCGGATCGCCGGCGCCGGCCTCCTCGTCACCGTCAACGCCTCGCCGTACGAGCTGAACAAGGACGACACCCGCCTCGACCTGGTCCGCAAGCGGGCCCAGGAGGCGGGCTGCACGACGGCGTACGTCGCGATGACCGGCGGCCAGGACGAGCTGGTCTACGACGGCGACTCGATCGTCGTCGACGCGCGCGGCGAGGTCGTCGCGCGCGCCGCGCAGTTCACCGAGGAGTGCCTGCTGGTCGACCTCGACCTGCCCGCCGCCGCGGGGCGGCCGCCGGCCGGGATCGCCGACGACGGGCTGCGCATCGAGCACGTGACGCTGTCGGCGGAGCCCGTCGCGCCGTACCCCCGCCGGTACCCGGGAGTCGTCGCCGACCGCCTCTCCGACGAGGAGGAGATGTACACCGCGCTGGTCACGGGGCTGCGCGCGTACGTCGAGAAGAACGGCTTCGGCTCCGTCCTCGTCGGCCTCTCCGGCGGCATCGACTCCTCCCTCGTCGCCGCCGTCGCCTGCGACGCGCTCGGCCCGGACCAGGTGTACGGGATCTCCATGCCGTCGCGGTACTCCTCTCAGCACTCCCGCGACGACGCCGCGGAACTCGCCCGCCGCACCGGGCTGCACCTGCGCAGCGTCCCCATCGGCCCGATGTTCGACGCCTACATGGAGTCCCTGGGGCTGACCGGACTGGCCGAGGAGAACCTGCAGTCCCGGCTGCGCGGCACGCTGCTGATGGCCGTCTCCAACCAGGAGGGCCCGCTCGTCCTGGCCCCCGGCAACAAGAGCGAGCTGGCCGTGGGCTACTCGACGCTCTACGGCGACTCGGTCGGCGCGTACGGCCCGATCAAGGACGTCTACAAGTCGGTCGTCTTCCGGCTCGCGAAGTGGCGCAACGCGGCCGCCGCCGAGCGCAACGAGATCCCGCCGATCCCGGAGAACTCCATCTCCAAGCCGCCCAGCGCCGAACTCCGCCCCGACCAGCTCGACACCGACTCGCTGCCGGACTACGACGTGCTCGACGCGATCCTGGCGCTGTACGTCGACCGCGACCACGGCAGCGCGCAGATCGTCGCCCGCGGGTACGACCCGGAGCTGGTGGAGCGGGTGTTGCGGATGGTCGACACGGCGGAGTACAAGCGCCGGCAGTACCCGCCGGGCACGAAGATCTCCCCGAAGGGCTTCGGCAAGGACCGCCGGCTGCCGATCACCAACCGCTGGCGGGAACGGGTCTAG
- a CDS encoding alkaline phosphatase PhoX — MERRSFLRAVTAGTGAVAVTGGLWHAAATPAAAAAADSPYGPLLAPDANGLALPQGFTGRVVARSTRAVGGITWHGAPDGGACFPDGDGWIYVSNSELPLIGGVSALRFGPDGTVTAARRILDGTNLNCAGGATPWNTWLSCEETYRGKVYETDPYGNRSASSYGAMGRFKHEAAACDTDRRVVYLTEDEDDGCFYRFTPASWGAWGALSSGRLDVLCDAGGGAVEWREVPDPDAPWPWEQTRAQVDEALHFDGGEGCYYSPQAGVCYFTTKGDNRVWAYDAGANALAVVYDADEPLGTVDNITGRAGGDLYVAEDGGNMEINIITPAGTVAPVVRIDGHPESEITGPAFSPDGSRLYFSSQRGESGFVAGTDGVTYEVRGPFRA, encoded by the coding sequence ATGGAGCGCCGCTCGTTTCTCCGCGCAGTGACCGCAGGCACCGGCGCCGTCGCCGTCACCGGCGGCCTCTGGCACGCCGCCGCGACCCCGGCGGCGGCCGCCGCGGCGGACAGCCCGTACGGCCCGCTGCTGGCCCCCGACGCCAACGGACTCGCGCTGCCGCAGGGCTTCACGGGCCGCGTCGTCGCCCGCTCCACCCGCGCGGTCGGCGGCATCACGTGGCACGGCGCGCCGGACGGCGGCGCGTGCTTCCCCGACGGCGACGGCTGGATCTACGTCTCCAACTCCGAACTCCCGCTGATCGGCGGCGTCTCCGCGCTCCGCTTCGGCCCGGACGGGACGGTGACGGCGGCCCGCCGCATCCTGGACGGCACGAACCTCAACTGCGCGGGCGGGGCGACGCCGTGGAACACGTGGCTGTCGTGCGAGGAGACGTACCGCGGCAAGGTGTACGAGACGGACCCGTACGGCAACCGCTCGGCGTCCTCGTACGGCGCGATGGGCCGCTTCAAGCACGAGGCGGCGGCGTGCGACACGGACCGCCGGGTCGTCTACCTCACGGAGGACGAGGACGACGGCTGCTTCTACCGCTTCACGCCGGCGTCCTGGGGAGCGTGGGGCGCGCTGTCGTCCGGCCGCCTCGACGTCCTGTGCGACGCGGGCGGCGGGGCGGTGGAGTGGCGGGAGGTCCCGGACCCGGACGCGCCGTGGCCCTGGGAGCAGACCCGGGCACAGGTCGACGAGGCGCTGCACTTCGACGGCGGCGAGGGCTGCTACTACTCGCCGCAGGCGGGCGTCTGCTACTTCACCACGAAGGGCGACAACCGCGTCTGGGCCTACGACGCGGGCGCGAACGCCCTCGCGGTCGTCTACGACGCGGACGAGCCGCTGGGCACGGTCGACAACATCACGGGCCGGGCGGGCGGCGACCTGTACGTCGCGGAGGACGGCGGCAACATGGAGATCAACATCATCACCCCCGCGGGCACGGTGGCCCCGGTGGTCCGCATCGACGGCCACCCGGAGTCGGAGATCACGGGCCCGGCGTTCTCCCCGGACGGGTCGCGGCTGTACTTCTCGTCCCAGAGGGGCGAAAGCGGCTTCGTGGCAGGCACGGACGGCGTGACGTACGAGGTGAGGGGCCCGTTCCGGGCGTAG
- a CDS encoding MFS transporter, with translation MADESRAYRDLLPDLAPWHASRDFRLMWVAGLITAFGSFLTFVALPVQVKELTGSALAVGAIGTVELVPLIVFGLYGGALADAMDKRKLILYSEAGLGLVSAVLLLNSLLPEPMLWPLYVVAALTSALTGIQRPALDSIVPRIVPHEHLPAAAALNSLRWQLGGIAGPALAGFIVAYAGLPWAYALDAGTFAVSVGLALMLAPSPAAREAVAPSLRAIAEGARYAWNRKELLGTYAIDLAAMFFAFPLALFPFLADDLDAPWALGLMYAALPAGSLLVSLTSGWTRRVHRHGRAVMLSAVGWGLAITAAGMMPNAWAVLLLLMVAGAFDMVSGVFRAAMWNQTIPDELRGRLAGIELLSYSVGPVAGQFRSGGVAALTSVRTSIWSGGVMCAGAVVLLAACLPKLMTYDARTNEHAVRERDRRAAAAAEKAGKGGPEGVPAPDPAT, from the coding sequence GTGGCCGACGAATCCCGCGCCTACCGCGACCTCCTCCCCGACCTCGCCCCCTGGCACGCCTCGCGCGACTTCCGCCTCATGTGGGTCGCGGGCCTCATCACCGCCTTCGGCAGCTTCCTCACCTTCGTCGCCCTCCCGGTGCAGGTGAAGGAGCTGACCGGCTCCGCCCTCGCGGTCGGCGCCATCGGCACCGTCGAGCTGGTCCCGCTCATCGTCTTCGGGCTCTACGGCGGCGCCCTCGCCGACGCCATGGACAAGCGGAAGCTAATCCTCTACAGCGAGGCGGGGCTCGGCCTCGTCTCCGCCGTCCTGCTCCTCAACAGCCTGCTGCCCGAGCCGATGCTCTGGCCCCTCTACGTCGTCGCCGCGCTCACCAGCGCGCTCACCGGCATCCAGCGCCCGGCCCTGGACTCGATCGTCCCGCGCATCGTGCCGCACGAGCACCTGCCCGCCGCCGCCGCGCTCAACTCCCTGCGCTGGCAGCTCGGCGGCATCGCCGGCCCCGCGCTCGCCGGTTTCATCGTCGCGTACGCCGGGCTGCCCTGGGCGTACGCGCTGGACGCCGGGACGTTCGCCGTCTCCGTCGGCCTCGCGCTGATGCTCGCCCCGTCCCCCGCCGCCCGCGAGGCGGTGGCGCCGAGCCTGCGCGCGATAGCGGAGGGCGCGCGCTACGCGTGGAACCGCAAGGAGCTGCTCGGCACGTACGCCATCGACCTGGCGGCGATGTTCTTCGCCTTCCCGCTCGCGCTCTTCCCGTTCCTCGCCGACGACCTGGACGCGCCGTGGGCGCTGGGGCTGATGTACGCGGCGCTGCCCGCCGGTTCGCTGCTGGTGAGCCTCACCAGCGGATGGACCCGGCGGGTGCACCGGCACGGCCGCGCGGTGATGCTGTCGGCGGTCGGCTGGGGGCTGGCGATCACGGCGGCGGGGATGATGCCGAACGCCTGGGCGGTGCTGTTGCTGCTCATGGTGGCGGGCGCGTTCGACATGGTCAGCGGGGTGTTCCGGGCGGCGATGTGGAACCAGACCATCCCCGACGAGCTACGCGGCCGGCTCGCCGGCATCGAGCTGCTGTCGTACTCGGTCGGCCCGGTGGCCGGGCAGTTCCGCTCCGGCGGGGTGGCAGCGCTGACGAGCGTGCGGACGTCGATCTGGTCGGGCGGGGTGATGTGCGCGGGCGCGGTGGTGCTGCTGGCCGCGTGCCTGCCGAAGCTGATGACGTACGACGCCCGCACGAACGAGCACGCGGTAAGGGAGCGGGACCGCCGCGCCGCGGCGGCGGCGGAGAAGGCGGGAAAGGGCGGCCCGGAGGGCGTGCCGGCCCCGGACCCGGCGACGTGA